The DNA sequence AGGGGCATTACCTAATTCCTTGGCGGCATAAAGTCCAGCAAATCCACCGCCCACAATTACCACATGGGGCAAGGATGATCTTTTTTCTAAATTAGACATGGCTACTATGAATTTTTGTAAACGAATGTTAAATATTACTACGTTGATGAGATTTTTTCTAGCCTATCTAACTTTTTTCGATGATTCAGTGACTAAGCATACAAATAAATAAGGGTTTCTTAAAAAAACGCTGTCAGGAGAGTAGGTGTCAGGCTTTAATTACTAATTGTTAATTGCTAGGTTTTAGATTTTTTTTGATTTAAGAGGTAAGAATGCTTGATTTTGAGGAAAAAATTGCAAAATTAAGGAATCAAAGAAATTTTTATCCACCACTAATAGAAAATACAAAATGAAACTAACAGTATTGAAGCCACAAAGAGTTAACCCAATTAACCTTAAAATAGATTAGGTATTCACAAACTTTATTAAAAATTATGGCTTATTATTGGTTTAAAGCATTTCACATCATCGGCATAGTTGTATGGTTTGCAGGATTATTTTACTTAGTGCGCTTATTTGTTTACCACGCAGAAGCCCAAGAAAAACCTGAACCTGCTCAATCTATTCTCAAAAAACAATATGAGCTAATGGAAAAAAGGCTCTACAATATCATCACCACCCCCGGTATGGTTGTTACCGTGGCAATGGCTATTGGTTTAATTTCCACTGAACCAGAAATTCTCAAATCAGGATGGCTACATATAAAATTGCTTTTCGTTGCTTTATTGCTTATTTATCATTTCTGGTGCGGTAGGATTATGAAACAGTTAGAAAAAGGTGAAAATAACTGGAATGGACAGAAATTTAGAGCCTTAAATGAAGCCCCTACTTTATTATTAGTCGTAATTGTGTTGTTGGCTATCTTTAAAAATAATTTGCCTTTAGATATTACCACTTGGCTAATTGTTGGTTTAGTAGTTTTAATGGCAGCAAGTATTCAATACTATGCAAAAATTCGCCGTCAAAATGAAGAAAAATTAAATCAATCAGAAAATTTAGTTAATAGTTAATCAAATTAAAATTTTTATATTCTTAATATTTTTTTAGGTTAGAATACTAGCGATATTTACTGATTTTTTAATAAAAAATTATGTGGAAAACCCTTTTGTATTCCTCTTTATTAATCGCTAGTGCTAACTTAAGTTTATTGCCTTATTCCGCCAACGCCCAGACAGAAACCAATAATCCCCCTGCCTCAACTTATCAACCCGGTTTTTGGCAACCTGTCGCTAGAGTTAACACTGAAAAGCCCATTAGTTTAAAAATTATTAACGAGACAGGAATTGCTTTAGATTATTCTTTTACAGACGAAACTCTAACTCCCACTGTTTTAAGAGCTGATGACAATGTTACCGTAAAAAGTCTTAACCCAGAAGATTCAATATATTTAGTCATTTACCCCGACTTGAATACTCCTAACGCCTCTCGCATTAACCTTCAATATTTAGTGGAGGTAACAGAAAATAATATGATTAATTTAACGGTGAAACAGATAGAAGATGTTGGTAAAGGTAATCGTACTTTCAACTTACAGCCAACTGGAGCAATTTTTGTTTATTAAACTCAATATCTAAGACTCATATCTAATAACTTTTATAGATAAAAGTATATCAGTGTTTTATTTGAGTGATCAGATTATTCATAGAATAAAATTAGAAATTAAGGAGACAAAAGTCAAGACTCTCTAAAAGGTTAACAGACAATTGTCTCCTGATATGTGTTGTTGACTTCTAAAGATAAATTAATAGCTTAATTGAATCAGTAATTATGAAAAATAAAAGTGAGTTTATATGTGTAAATATTTTATCTGTATGAAATTTTTTCACAGCCACATGGATAACTAATGTTTATAGATGAGCCGTTATATTTTCTTGTAAATATCTATTCTTAAAATTGAGTAAAAAATTGATCTTATTTTAAATTTGTTGTAATAAATTTTGATTCCTAATTCCTTAATTCTAAAATTAATTTAATTTAATCCTAACCAGCTTAATAAACCTTGTCCACTAAAATACTCAATAGCTAAAGTGATTATAAAACCAATCATTGCGGCTCTTCCGTTTAATTTCTCAGCATAGTCATTAAAACCAAATTTAGGATCTTCCACATTAGGGGTTTTTGTTGGTTCAGGTTGATTCATGGTTTTATACTCCTTGTCAGTATTTGTATAAAAAAATATTAACTTTTGTTAAAATCTTACCACAAAACCTTGACGAAAAAATTTATCGCACTCACAGAAAATGAAGATAAAGTAGCATTAGAAATCCTTACCAGCATGAAAAGGGCCGATGCAGATTTGATTTTAATTTATTTTGCTAAACACGTAGTTCGACGATTAAGCCTATATTTACATAGCATATTACTTTTGCTACACTTGTATATAGTAACCTCTTGAGGAGTTATTAGACTAATATAATTAAGGTTTATTGCCTGTTAATTACTTCCTCCACCACTGCTTTTTCCTCAATCCCTAATTACTAATTGCCTTAGCTAATTGTTTTGTGGATTACAGTTAATTTCTTGGTGCTAGAGGATAATTTTGATCAAGTTAATAGAGGTTTGATAAAAAAATTAGCAGATAGGGCAATGAAACCACTTATTATAGTTTCGGGTTTAGGGCGTACAGGATACAAAATTTATCAGTTGTTAAAGCAACAGGGTGCTGAAGTTGTGGGTTTGAGCGATCGCACCTTGGTAGTTCAAGAAGATGATAGAATTATTGTGGGAGATTTACGTTCACCACAGGTATTAATAGAAGCGGGAATAAAAGCCGCAACCACGATTGTTTTAGCTAGTAATGATGATGCTTTAAACATAGCTATATTAACTCAAGCAAAGACTTTAAACCCGAAAATTCGCATAGTTAATCGTCTTTATAATCAAACTCTCGGACAAAGATTAGATTATACTGTTACTGATCATTTAACCATGAGTGTTGCCCGTTTAGCCGCTCCCATTTTCGCTTTTTCGGCATTGGGCAGTAAAACTATTGGACATTTACGACTATTTGAGCAAACTTGGTCATTACATGAAGAAATTATCGACACTAATCATCCTTGGTATGGCGTTAGTTTGGCTCACTTATGGGAAAACCTTGAACAAATGTTAATTTATTATCTGCCTAAAAAAGGGGAGATGGACTTAGTAACGGGGGTAAAAACAGGGCAAAAATTACAATTAGGGGATCATTTAATTGTTGCTCATCAAACTAAATTCAAGCGCAAATCTCGTTTTTTATGGAAGCAATGGTTCAAATTTTTTTTCAATTTAAGCACCTATAAGCAATATGTGCGCCCTGTCATCATGGTGACATTAATTTTGATAATTCTCATTGCCCTTGCCAGTATTATTTATTTAATGGTTAATTGGAGTATTTCCCCAGTAGATGCTCTTTATTTTAGTGTGGGAATGATTACAGGAGCTGGAGGAAAGGAGGAAGTAGCTGAATCCGCCCCCGATGGGATTAAAATTTTTACGGCTGTCATGATGATTATTGGGGCTGGAATTGTGGGTATTTTTTATGCTTTAATCAATGATTTTGTTTTAGGTAGTCGTTTTAAACAGTTTTTAGATGCGGCAAGGGTAGCAACGGTTAATCATTATGTTGTTTGTGGTTTGGGTAATGTGGGTATGGAGGTCATTCGGGAATTAAAACAGCAAGGACATGATATAGTAGTAATTGAGTCTGATCATAGTAATCGTTTTTTACACTCGGTGCGATCGCTCGGTATTCCGATTATTCTCGAAGATGCAACCCTAGCAGAAACCTTACAATCTGCCCATATTGAGGGAGCAAATGGTATCATAGTCGTTACTAGCAATGATATGGTAAATGTGGAAATTGCTCTAACAGCAAAAGCCCTAATGCCTAAATTACCCGTAGTTTTACGTATCCAAGATAATCAATTTACTGAATCTGTGCAGGATGTCTTTCAATTTGAAAATGTTTTTTCTCCCAGTGAATTAGCAACTTATTCTTTTGCGGCGGCGGCTCTGGGCGGTAGAATTTTAGGTAATGGTATGACTGATGATTTATTATGGGTTGCGATCGCAACTTTAATTACTCCGAATCATCCCTTTTGTGGAAAAATCGTTGAAAATATAGCACCAGACGGAGATTTTGTTCCCTTATACATTGCCAGAGAAGATAAAAATATTCACGGTTGGAATTTACTCTCCACAGAATTAAAAAATCAAGATGTATTATACTTGACAGTCCCCGCCACAAAATTAAAACAATTATGGCAAAGCAATTCAAATCAAATTCTACAAATGATCTATTAATCTTAGAGAGCTTCAACTAAGTAATGTTAGTCTTTGATTTATTAACGAATCGATCGTTCCATTTACTCTAAATTTTGCAAATAGTCCCATTGTTAAATCCACCATTTCTATTGATTTTGATACTACTTTTGTTTTTCTATGAAAGCGAGCAAACCAATGACGATTATCGGAATTATTTCTTTCTATGGCTATAGTTTCGCTTTTTGTCATCACATGATACGCATCTGGATGTTTAGATAATAACTCTTGGTACGGTTTCCAATCATCAGTACAGTAGACTGTTACATCCCATTTTAGTAATCTAATTAAAAGTTTTTTGAGGGTTTCACTATCACGCTTTCCCAATTCCCAGTCGATAAGTCTGTTAGTATTACGGTCATAAGCTTTCCAGATCCATAACTTGTTTTTTTTGACTCTATAAAATGCCAAAGTTCATCTAGTTCCACAACCACCGCTTCGCAGGGTTCAGGCTTTTCATAATTTTCTAGTGCCAAAGCTCTAATCCAATTTAAAATAGTCTGAGCAGAAACATTGAGAAGCTTTGCGATCGAATTCATAGACATTCCACTGCAATACAGAATTGCTGTTTCTAGTTTCATCCACATAGGTTTACCTCGATCAATCTTATCAGTGGTGAACTGATAGTTACAGTGCTTACATTTAAACCTTTGTTGACCACGAGCAAAACCGTTTTTGATGATTTTAGTATTATGACATCGAGGGCATTGATGAGACATGGTTAATTAATGATGATAGGATCAGTCTATATCATAACATTACTTAATTGATACTCTCTAATCTTATTAGGGTATTAGGATGTTAGGGTTAATGTTAACTCCGAACAACCCAATACTCTAAAACCCGACTTTCTCCTCATCATTAAGAAAAGTAACAAATTTTGACAAGTAGTCTTTTGACAGGAAAAAGCAAATTCTCGAAGATGAAAACAATAGAAAAAAATTCAATCTTACAGTAACGATGAAAAAACTTTTAGGCTTAATTTTGTTATTAATCACAGCAGTTAACTTTTTCTTTGCAACTCCCGCTTTAGCAGGTGATGTAACTAAAGGTGCGGCTATTTTCAGTGCTAATTGTGCATCCTGTCATATGGGGGGTAAAAACGTAGTTAACCCTGCAAAGACTTTACAAAAAGAAGATTTAGAAAAATACGGAATGTATGATATTGAGCAGATAAAAACTCAAGTCATGAATGGAAAAGCGGCGATGCCTTCCTTTTTAAGTCGTTTAAGTAATGAAGACATTGACAATGTGGCTTCTTACGTTTTAGCACAAGCTGATAACGGCTGGAAATAAAACGCTAATCATTAATCCCACCGTTAATCTCTATTGGGAGGTAAAACGGCGGGTATATTATCAAACACTTCCCAATAAATGTGTCTTTTTTAATTTTCTAAGAGTTTATTACTAACCTTTCTTAAAACTCCGTTAATAAACCGATAACCGTCATCATCCGAATATTGTTTCGCAATTTCAACCGCTTCATTGATGGCAATTTTATGATCCTGTTGAAAAAATTTCATTTCTGCCACCGCTAAACGTAGAATATTAGCGTCAATTTGAGTAAGACGATTAACTGTCCAATCAGTCATTAAACCATCAATTAACAAGTCTATTTCCTCTTTGTTATTGCGAATACAACTAATTAAATCAATAGCGTATTGTTTTACCTCTGTTTCCCTTGATACTTGTATAAATTCTGGTATTTCAACAATTGTACCCACACGATTAATTGCTTTTTGAGTAAGTGCGATCGCATCTTTAAGCATAGTACGAGCTGAAGTAACATCGCTAGTACGAGTTTCACTTTTAAAAATCTTGTCATTACTGCGATTCAATTCATCCGCCGCCGTTTCCAGAGTGTTTTCCACCTCAATAGTAAGAGTACGAATTGCCGCTAAAATAAGATCATTTATCTCTAAATCTTCTAACTGATCTGACTTTACCCTAATCTGACTTAAACTTAATAAAGCTAGAACTCTCGCAGTTCTTCTCGGTTGTTGACGACTTGCCATGTATCTTGAAAAGTTAAATAATTAATGTATTTTATTGCCCGTATCTCATTCTCTATCTTTCCCTGTTGATTGTCAATTATTTAAGTTAAGGCAAAAGTTGAAAGGGCAAGGGGCAAAGGTAATAAACAAACAATTAGTAATTAGTAACTTCAGCACTTTAAGAATTAGTTTCTCCCTAAAGCCTCCATTTTCCTCAACCCCAGAATCTCCCCAGGGCTGTTTCAAAGTAGAAATACAAAAACGCTAAAACTATTGCCAGTAAAAGAATATAGGGTTTTAGAGCTTTGAGGATTAAGAAGTAGTTAAAAATGTTGAGATTATCAATTTATAACCATAAACCATTAAAAACTATTGCAAGAGTGCCTATTCCCTACCTGAGTTCGATGAAAAAAGTATCGAAAAATAAAGCGCCCTCGAGTTATCATCGAGCCAATTTTGGAATAAAAAATTATTAAATTTAGGAAAAACTCATTTAAAATCAATTTATTCAGCTTTTTTGTCAATAATTATTACTTTTAACTCCGTTCACGACCGAAGGGAGTGCATGAGAGCAGCGAACTCTCCGAACTCCGAACTCAGGTATTCCCTGCCTTAACCAGAAAATTTTAGAATGAAACAGCCCTGCAGAACCTCCCTCATCAGTTATTTTGCCGACTGAACCAATAACCATGTACCAACCCCTAAACCTAGCAAAT is a window from the Cyanobacterium sp. Dongsha4 genome containing:
- the hemJ gene encoding protoporphyrinogen oxidase HemJ, whose translation is MAYYWFKAFHIIGIVVWFAGLFYLVRLFVYHAEAQEKPEPAQSILKKQYELMEKRLYNIITTPGMVVTVAMAIGLISTEPEILKSGWLHIKLLFVALLLIYHFWCGRIMKQLEKGENNWNGQKFRALNEAPTLLLVVIVLLAIFKNNLPLDITTWLIVGLVVLMAASIQYYAKIRRQNEEKLNQSENLVNS
- the nusB gene encoding transcription antitermination factor NusB translates to MASRQQPRRTARVLALLSLSQIRVKSDQLEDLEINDLILAAIRTLTIEVENTLETAADELNRSNDKIFKSETRTSDVTSARTMLKDAIALTQKAINRVGTIVEIPEFIQVSRETEVKQYAIDLISCIRNNKEEIDLLIDGLMTDWTVNRLTQIDANILRLAVAEMKFFQQDHKIAINEAVEIAKQYSDDDGYRFINGVLRKVSNKLLEN
- a CDS encoding potassium channel family protein, which produces MKPLIIVSGLGRTGYKIYQLLKQQGAEVVGLSDRTLVVQEDDRIIVGDLRSPQVLIEAGIKAATTIVLASNDDALNIAILTQAKTLNPKIRIVNRLYNQTLGQRLDYTVTDHLTMSVARLAAPIFAFSALGSKTIGHLRLFEQTWSLHEEIIDTNHPWYGVSLAHLWENLEQMLIYYLPKKGEMDLVTGVKTGQKLQLGDHLIVAHQTKFKRKSRFLWKQWFKFFFNLSTYKQYVRPVIMVTLILIILIALASIIYLMVNWSISPVDALYFSVGMITGAGGKEEVAESAPDGIKIFTAVMMIIGAGIVGIFYALINDFVLGSRFKQFLDAARVATVNHYVVCGLGNVGMEVIRELKQQGHDIVVIESDHSNRFLHSVRSLGIPIILEDATLAETLQSAHIEGANGIIVVTSNDMVNVEIALTAKALMPKLPVVLRIQDNQFTESVQDVFQFENVFSPSELATYSFAAAALGGRILGNGMTDDLLWVAIATLITPNHPFCGKIVENIAPDGDFVPLYIAREDKNIHGWNLLSTELKNQDVLYLTVPATKLKQLWQSNSNQILQMIY
- the petJ gene encoding cytochrome c6 PetJ, yielding MKKLLGLILLLITAVNFFFATPALAGDVTKGAAIFSANCASCHMGGKNVVNPAKTLQKEDLEKYGMYDIEQIKTQVMNGKAAMPSFLSRLSNEDIDNVASYVLAQADNGWK
- a CDS encoding IS1 family transposase (programmed frameshift): MSHQCPRCHNTKIIKNGFARGQQRFKCKHCNYQFTTDKIDRGKPMWMKLETAILYCSGMSMNSIAKLLNVSAQTILNWIRALALENYEKPEPCEAVVVELDELWHFIEFKKNKLWIWKAYDRNTNRLIDWELGKRDSETLKKLLIRLLKWDVTVYCTDDWKPYQELLSKHPDAYHVMTKSETIAIERNNSDNRHWFARFHRKTKVVSKSIEMVDLTMGLFAKFRVNGTIDSLINQRLTLLS